From a single Apium graveolens cultivar Ventura chromosome 2, ASM990537v1, whole genome shotgun sequence genomic region:
- the LOC141698511 gene encoding CENP-B homolog protein 2-like, translated as MIEWYTTDTYNINFVLQYTPMSSHHLKGVKKSAITDKIRSAICEYKKENPGVSQKDLQAWVHQKYDLDISQSTISNTLKRASEYLSDERKQSDVKKHKSAKYPELEKVLFEWFLQRQDKVNMSGEIIQEKGKELMKKMYGESNSDFSFSSGWLERFKARYGIKSYRRFGESGSVMMENIENALPGIRSKLDQFQLKDIYNMDETGLFYRLEADHSLATKQLEGRKKDKERITVVVCCNGNGSDKVPLWIIGKYAHPRCFKNVNINNLNCVYRFNKKAWMTGLLFQEFVTWFDSKMNDRKVLLIVDNCPAHPKIVEGLRNTELFFLPPNTTSKIQPCDAGIIRAFKLHYRRRLYSSMLQSLEVNATNPEKVNILNAISFANMAWNIDVKTTTIANCFRHCKIRSEENDEQELGEINEGVEGLNEVISNLRYRNVMDVEHLLNYPNENDAVMESPTDEEIIESVMSTDEGTDPEPDDSNVIPSVSSKEAFQALTTLNNYLLQHEQNIPGVIFALHKVKDEINFGFGGKKKQATIDSYFNKN; from the coding sequence ATGATAGAATGGTACACTACAGACACATACAATATCAACTTTGTTTTACAGTATACACCAATGTCTTCGCATCATCTAAAAGGAGTGAAAAAATCAGCAATCACAGATAAGATAAGGAGTGCTATTTGTGAATATAAAAAGGAGAATCCAGGTGTAAGCCAGAAAGATTTACAAGCATGGGTACATCAAAAATATGACTTAGATATCAGTCAATCAACTATATCAAACACACTCAAGAGAGCCTCAGAATACTTGTCCGACGAGAGGAAACAAAGTGATGTCAAAAAACACAAATCAGCAAAATATCCAGAGTTAGAGAAAGTTTTGTTTGAGTGGTTTCTTCAAAGGCAAGATAAAGTTAATATGTCTGGAGAAATCATTCAAGAAAAAGGAAAGGAGCTAATGAAGAAAATGTATGGGGAAAGTAATTCCGATTTTAGCTTTTCCAGTGGATGGTTAGAACGTTTCAAGGCAAGATATGGAATCAAATCTTATCGGCGTTTTGGTGAAAGTGGTTCAGTGATGATGGAGAACATTGAAAATGCATTGCCAGGCATCCGATCAAAATTGGATCAATTTCAGTTGAAAGATATTTATAACATGGATGAAACGGGATTATTCTATCGACTTGAAGCTGACCATTCACTAGCTACCAAACAGCTAGAGGGCCGCAAAAAAGATAAAGAGAGAATCACTGTAGTTGTGTGTTGCAACGGTAATGGGTCTGACAAAGTTCCACTTTGGATCATTGGTAAGTACGCCCATCCTAGGTGCTTTAAAAATGTGAATATAAACAATCTTAATTGTGTGTATCGTTTTAACAAGAAGGCTTGGATGACTGGCTTGCTTTTTCAAGAATTTGTTACTTGGTTTGATAGTAAAATGAATGACAGGAAGGTACTTTTGATTGTTGACAATTGTCCTGCTCATCCAAAAATAGTTGAAGGCTTGAGAAATACAGAGTTGTTCTTTCTACCTCCTAACACAACATCTAAGATTCAACCATGCGATGCTGGAATTATTCGAGCATTTAAACTTCACTATCGGCGTCGTCTATATTCTAGCATGTTGCAAAGTCTTGAAGTTAATGCAACAAATCCTGAAAAAGTTAATATCTTGAATGCTATTAGTTTTGCTAACATGGCTTGGAATATTGATGTGAAAACAACCACAATTGCAAATTGTTTTCGGCATTGCAAGATTCGTTcagaagaaaatgatgaacaaGAACTTGGAGAAATAAATGAAGGTGTCGAAGGATTAAATGAAGTTATCTCTAATTTACGATATAGGAATGTGATGGATGTCGAGCATCTCTTAAACTATCCAAACGAGAATGATGCGGTTATGGAATCACCTACGGATGAAGAAATCATTGAGTCGGTAATGAGCACTGATGAAGGGACTGATCCTGAACCCGACGATAGCAATGTCATCCCAAGCGTGTCATCAAAGGAAGCATTTCAAGCACTCACCACTTTGAACAATTACTTGTTACAACATGAGCAAAACATACCAGGAGTTATTTTTGCTTTACATAAAGTCAAGGACGAGATTAATTTTGGCTTTGGTGGAAAGAAGAAACAAGCTACAATAGattcatattttaataagaattaa